The Devosia sp. SD17-2 genome includes a region encoding these proteins:
- a CDS encoding O-antigen ligase, with protein sequence MPDANGSGRRDGLGTLGHGLFVAIFAFYWITISPFVDLSGAGAVDPVAGNSNRLNQLVTFGLFGSLVLFYFVQRRGVTVLQPKLLIGIILFWILLTSVTALHPDLAFKRAVLIGIVVTNAAIVLVLPRTEVDFARLAGYVIMLALLMSYFGIAFRPNLAIHQASEIREPMNAGLWRGIFPHKNSAAAAMVISVFFGLFIARVWSRAFGWTIIILAVYFLAHTGGKTSTLVLPAILVLGALVERFGFLRLPVILGGLLSFNLVAVGAAVSEPLREFVMGLGVDPTFTNRSDIWRYAFSAIAERPFFGHGLQSFWQTESQVYGGGTLETWAAAAYNGHNGYIDTLLELGIPGLILTVVWLVLLPIRDLGRAQHRQNNPAMTRLFLRIWLYALLISCLESLLYQGGDPLWFCLLFSVFGLRLQGSARLVPAEPRPAAFAMVPRHA encoded by the coding sequence ATGCCTGACGCGAACGGGTCAGGGCGCAGAGATGGTCTTGGAACGCTGGGCCATGGCCTGTTCGTCGCGATTTTCGCGTTTTACTGGATCACCATCTCCCCTTTTGTCGACCTGAGCGGAGCAGGCGCGGTCGACCCCGTCGCCGGCAATTCCAATCGCCTCAACCAATTGGTGACCTTCGGCCTTTTCGGCAGCCTGGTCCTGTTTTACTTCGTCCAGCGCCGCGGCGTCACCGTGCTCCAGCCCAAGCTCCTGATCGGGATCATCCTGTTCTGGATATTGCTCACCTCGGTCACTGCGCTTCACCCCGACCTTGCCTTCAAGCGGGCCGTGTTGATCGGTATCGTCGTCACCAATGCGGCGATCGTGCTCGTCCTGCCGCGAACGGAGGTCGACTTCGCGCGGCTCGCCGGCTACGTGATCATGCTGGCTCTGCTGATGAGCTATTTCGGCATCGCGTTCCGGCCCAACCTGGCCATCCACCAGGCCAGCGAAATCCGCGAGCCGATGAATGCTGGTCTGTGGCGCGGGATTTTCCCGCACAAGAATTCGGCAGCCGCCGCCATGGTGATCTCGGTCTTTTTCGGCCTTTTCATCGCCCGCGTCTGGTCCCGCGCCTTCGGCTGGACCATCATCATTCTTGCCGTTTATTTCCTCGCTCACACCGGCGGCAAAACCTCGACCCTGGTACTGCCCGCCATTCTGGTGCTCGGCGCGCTGGTGGAACGTTTCGGCTTCCTGCGCCTGCCCGTGATCCTCGGTGGCCTTCTCAGTTTCAACCTCGTCGCCGTGGGCGCAGCCGTGTCCGAGCCACTGCGTGAATTCGTCATGGGTCTCGGCGTTGATCCCACATTCACCAATCGCTCCGACATCTGGCGCTATGCCTTCAGCGCCATCGCCGAGCGCCCTTTCTTCGGCCACGGCCTGCAATCCTTCTGGCAGACCGAGAGCCAGGTCTATGGTGGCGGCACGCTCGAAACCTGGGCCGCAGCCGCCTATAACGGCCACAACGGCTATATCGACACACTGCTCGAGCTCGGCATTCCCGGACTGATCCTGACAGTCGTCTGGCTCGTGCTCCTGCCGATCCGCGATCTCGGTCGCGCCCAGCATCGGCAAAACAATCCGGCCATGACGCGGCTCTTCCTGCGCATCTGGCTCTATGCACTTCTGATTTCGTGCCTTGAAAGTCTGCTCTACCAGGGTGGGGACCCCTTGTGGTTCTGCCTGTTGTTTTCGGTTTTCGGCCTGCGTCTGCAAGGCTCGGCACGTCTCGTGCCCGCCGAACCGCGCCCGGCCGCCTTTGCGATGGTACCCAGGCATGCTTGA
- a CDS encoding GumC family protein, with product MYQPLQSDMRTPPGSGSTVHTLDAGRAYEGQDRRREQAAPVNVLDTITPMLVIEWLRRFWLAILALAVLGAIVGFGAGTLVKPRFTSYSDILLDPTSLQIVADDLYTSNIQGEAQLLEVESKMRVLGSTNVLARTVRDLGLDNDPDLMEPEFALFGAASAGEDNFTAAVRALSERVRIRREERSYIVTASVWARTPEQSAVLTNGLITAFLAEMAEAEADGARNASAALTQRLDELRTDAESAEAAVAAYRRENGLQMTGADQLSTQSAVQLNTQIAAARQALIDAEARYAALSAGGDTLISTAPLESTALAGMRTQYATARQEADALAATLGPRHPSLATARAQLTALQSEIDRETRRLIETARRELAQARSVVDQLEVAATEQMGAVFTDDQAQLQLRQLERAAASKVGIYEAYFERAQQIAQRSELSTNNVRVISPAIPPISRSYPPRTVLLIAAGLIGGLVLGVGLALMLGLGRLYFPQRPTTADA from the coding sequence ATGTATCAGCCTCTCCAGTCGGATATGCGCACGCCCCCCGGGAGTGGCAGCACTGTCCACACGCTCGATGCCGGCCGCGCCTATGAGGGGCAGGACCGTCGCCGGGAACAGGCTGCCCCCGTGAACGTCCTCGATACCATCACCCCTATGCTCGTCATCGAGTGGCTGCGCCGCTTCTGGCTCGCCATCCTGGCGCTCGCCGTGCTTGGCGCCATCGTCGGTTTCGGCGCGGGCACCTTGGTCAAGCCGCGCTTCACCAGCTATTCCGATATCCTGCTCGACCCCACGAGCCTCCAGATCGTTGCCGACGACCTCTACACAAGCAATATCCAGGGCGAGGCCCAGTTGCTTGAGGTCGAGAGCAAGATGCGCGTGCTGGGCTCGACAAACGTGCTGGCGCGCACCGTGCGTGACCTTGGCCTCGATAATGACCCCGACCTGATGGAGCCGGAATTCGCCCTCTTTGGCGCGGCCAGTGCCGGGGAAGACAATTTTACCGCCGCCGTGCGCGCGCTCTCCGAGCGTGTCCGCATTCGCCGCGAGGAACGCTCCTATATCGTCACCGCCTCGGTCTGGGCCCGCACGCCGGAACAGTCGGCCGTGCTGACCAATGGGCTCATCACCGCCTTTCTGGCCGAGATGGCCGAAGCCGAGGCCGATGGCGCCCGCAATGCGTCCGCCGCCCTCACCCAGCGGCTGGACGAATTGCGCACCGATGCCGAGAGCGCCGAAGCGGCCGTCGCCGCCTATCGGCGTGAAAACGGCTTGCAGATGACCGGCGCCGACCAGCTCAGCACGCAGTCTGCCGTGCAGCTCAACACCCAGATCGCCGCGGCGCGACAGGCGCTGATCGATGCAGAGGCGCGCTATGCCGCGCTCTCGGCAGGCGGCGATACGCTGATCTCCACCGCCCCCCTCGAATCCACCGCGCTGGCCGGCATGCGCACCCAATATGCGACCGCCCGCCAGGAAGCGGACGCACTGGCCGCCACTCTTGGTCCTCGGCACCCAAGCCTTGCCACGGCGCGCGCCCAGCTCACCGCGCTGCAGAGCGAGATCGACCGCGAAACCCGCCGCCTTATCGAAACCGCGCGCCGCGAACTGGCGCAGGCCAGAAGTGTCGTTGACCAGCTCGAGGTCGCTGCCACCGAACAGATGGGCGCCGTCTTTACCGACGACCAGGCCCAGCTTCAGCTGCGCCAGCTTGAGCGTGCCGCCGCCTCCAAGGTTGGTATCTACGAAGCCTATTTCGAACGGGCTCAGCAGATCGCCCAGCGCAGCGAGCTCAGCACCAATAATGTCCGCGTCATTTCCCCGGCCATTCCGCCCATCAGCCGCAGCTACCCGCCGCGCACCGTTCTGCTCATCGCCGCGGGACTGATCGGGGGTCTAGTCCTTGGTGTGGGACTGGCACTGATGCTTGGCCTTGGCCGTCTCTATTTCCCGCAGCGGCCCACGACCGCCGATGCCTGA
- a CDS encoding glycosyltransferase family 4 protein — protein MNDRPQRLLAINNYFYRRGGAEAVFLDHMALFSDAGWDVAPFAMEAENNLSTPWSRYFVSEIEFGKQPGLMTKLGHAGKIIYSREAQRNVWALVETFKPDVAHAHNIYHHLSPAIFSTLRAAGVPTVMTAHDLKIACPSYKMLAHGKICEKCRNGNLTQVIVNRCAKDSLALSGLLMVESAVHRALGLYRNNLDRIVVPSRFYKNKFIEWGWPKDMLVHIPNFVDPAFLTAERQEEGDYYLFAGRLAPEKGIATLIDAAGRSGIKLIVAGSGPEEESLRAAVEQSGANVEFVGHVAGAPLRKLIGAARALVLPSEWYENAPVSLLEAYGMGRPVIGTDIGGIPELILPGETGLIAQPANPESLAAQLRAMEARGALARAKMGAAGHDWVRHNFSANAYRDRMTDLYSSLRAN, from the coding sequence GTGAACGACCGACCACAGCGCCTGCTGGCCATAAACAACTATTTCTATCGTCGGGGCGGCGCCGAAGCCGTCTTTCTCGACCATATGGCGCTGTTTTCGGACGCCGGTTGGGATGTCGCCCCATTCGCCATGGAGGCGGAGAATAATCTCTCGACGCCCTGGTCGCGCTATTTCGTCTCCGAGATCGAATTCGGCAAGCAGCCCGGCCTGATGACCAAGCTGGGCCATGCCGGCAAAATCATCTATTCGCGCGAGGCGCAGCGCAATGTCTGGGCACTGGTCGAGACCTTCAAGCCCGACGTCGCCCACGCCCACAATATCTATCACCATCTGTCGCCGGCCATTTTCAGCACGCTGAGAGCGGCCGGTGTCCCGACGGTGATGACGGCCCACGACCTCAAGATCGCCTGCCCCTCCTACAAGATGCTGGCGCATGGCAAAATCTGCGAGAAATGCCGCAACGGCAATCTCACCCAGGTCATCGTCAATCGTTGCGCCAAGGATTCGCTGGCCCTCAGCGGCCTCCTGATGGTGGAGAGCGCGGTCCATCGTGCGCTTGGCCTCTATCGCAACAATCTCGACCGCATCGTTGTGCCCAGCCGGTTCTACAAGAACAAGTTCATCGAATGGGGTTGGCCCAAGGACATGCTGGTCCACATTCCCAATTTCGTTGATCCCGCATTCCTCACCGCCGAGCGGCAGGAAGAGGGCGATTATTATCTCTTCGCCGGGCGCCTCGCGCCGGAAAAGGGCATTGCCACGCTGATCGATGCCGCGGGCCGGAGCGGAATAAAGCTCATTGTCGCCGGTTCGGGTCCGGAAGAAGAAAGCCTCCGCGCCGCCGTGGAACAGAGTGGCGCCAACGTGGAGTTTGTCGGCCATGTCGCCGGGGCGCCGCTGCGCAAGCTGATCGGCGCCGCCCGGGCCCTCGTGCTGCCTTCGGAATGGTATGAGAATGCCCCCGTCAGCCTGCTTGAGGCCTATGGCATGGGACGGCCGGTCATCGGCACCGATATCGGGGGCATTCCGGAGTTGATCCTGCCCGGCGAGACCGGGCTCATCGCCCAGCCGGCCAATCCCGAAAGCCTTGCCGCGCAATTACGTGCGATGGAAGCTCGGGGCGCATTGGCGCGTGCAAAAATGGGCGCGGCCGGGCATGACTGGGTGCGCCACAATTTTTCGGCAAATGCCTATCGGGATCGGATGACCGATCTCTATTCAAGTCTGAGGGCAAACTGA
- a CDS encoding polysaccharide deacetylase family protein: MLERLIGRVTNRLLTRLPGPGMDVPAHTPVVSFTFDDVPDSAFLEGAKILEAHDGRGTFYIAGGILGREEESRRLINAKGCAELAARGHELGCHTFSHINLQKTPRQALAKDLDRSAKALGDIVPGYVPRNFAAPYNAGAFRHRPELARRFRSARGGMPGINRGRTDRTFLRSYPLQQPEQSVAGMHVLIDELVAKPGWLIFFGHDVSDRPTPFGCTPQSLAALVAHAQNSGCAILTINQALDRFEAAA, from the coding sequence ATGCTTGAGCGTTTGATTGGCCGCGTCACCAACAGGCTACTGACCCGTCTGCCCGGTCCGGGCATGGATGTTCCCGCGCATACACCGGTCGTCAGTTTCACCTTCGATGATGTGCCCGACAGCGCCTTCCTGGAAGGCGCAAAAATCCTCGAAGCCCATGACGGTCGCGGCACCTTCTACATTGCCGGCGGCATCCTGGGGCGCGAGGAAGAAAGCCGAAGACTCATCAACGCCAAAGGCTGCGCGGAATTGGCGGCGCGCGGACACGAACTGGGCTGCCACACCTTCTCCCACATCAATTTGCAAAAGACACCACGCCAGGCGCTCGCAAAGGACCTCGATCGCAGCGCCAAGGCGCTGGGCGATATCGTGCCCGGCTATGTTCCGCGCAATTTCGCGGCACCATACAATGCCGGAGCTTTCCGCCATCGGCCCGAACTGGCTCGGCGCTTCCGGTCCGCCCGTGGCGGCATGCCCGGGATCAATCGCGGCCGGACCGATCGCACCTTCCTCAGGAGCTATCCGCTCCAGCAGCCCGAACAATCAGTTGCCGGCATGCATGTCCTGATTGACGAGCTGGTTGCAAAGCCAGGCTGGCTGATCTTTTTCGGCCATGACGTCTCCGACCGCCCGACCCCGTTTGGCTGCACACCGCAGAGCCTGGCGGCGCTCGTAGCTCATGCGCAAAATTCGGGCTGCGCCATACTCACCATCAACCAGGCTCTAGACCGCTTTGAGGCTGCCGCGTGA
- a CDS encoding GNAT family N-acetyltransferase yields MVSDIAPGQIGAAIAFVPMRYRIYDEVVTAKLTCAFMADKRYPKAAARVVMSLRARHQDLLFTDSGSHEGVGHWLAGGGASLPVQALDWRCRFKPVSAIARKVRLPAVVDGLTDLADRSIEALRPRPAPQKRLEMTEIGREEFAALVPGMIARFPVRPDWTQDELLHLLGLAEENTRLGTLRYFGFIDRTGDYVGCLAAYFGPRKSVRVLDLLAFGGKEAAVAATMLAELGAWGAVEASGGAQPHMVGALSPHRGVSFRHRSFSCVATRFDSVKTAIERNEIYMGGLAGEGWSRLMTDFF; encoded by the coding sequence TTGGTCAGCGATATTGCGCCCGGCCAGATCGGCGCCGCCATCGCCTTCGTGCCGATGCGCTACCGCATTTACGACGAGGTCGTGACCGCAAAGCTGACCTGCGCCTTCATGGCCGACAAGCGTTATCCCAAGGCGGCTGCCCGGGTTGTGATGTCGCTGCGAGCGCGCCATCAGGACCTCCTGTTCACCGACAGCGGCTCGCATGAAGGCGTTGGCCATTGGCTGGCCGGTGGCGGGGCGAGCCTGCCCGTGCAGGCGCTCGACTGGCGCTGCCGTTTCAAGCCGGTCAGTGCCATCGCCCGAAAGGTGAGACTGCCTGCGGTGGTCGATGGCCTGACCGACCTGGCCGATCGAAGCATTGAGGCGCTGCGCCCGCGGCCGGCGCCGCAGAAGCGGCTCGAGATGACGGAAATCGGCCGGGAAGAATTCGCAGCGCTCGTCCCCGGGATGATCGCGCGGTTCCCGGTGCGCCCGGACTGGACGCAGGATGAGCTTTTGCATCTGCTTGGTCTTGCCGAAGAAAACACCCGTCTGGGGACGCTGCGCTATTTCGGCTTCATCGACCGAACGGGCGATTATGTCGGATGCCTTGCCGCCTATTTCGGTCCGCGCAAATCCGTGCGCGTGCTCGACCTTCTGGCTTTCGGCGGCAAGGAAGCGGCGGTTGCGGCCACCATGCTCGCCGAGCTCGGTGCATGGGGAGCGGTCGAGGCGAGCGGTGGCGCCCAGCCGCATATGGTCGGCGCCCTGTCGCCCCATCGGGGTGTAAGCTTCCGTCACCGCAGCTTTTCCTGCGTCGCCACCCGGTTCGATAGCGTCAAGACGGCCATCGAGCGCAACGAGATCTACATGGGTGGCCTGGCCGGAGAAGGCTGGAGCCGGTTGATGACGGACTTTTTCTGA
- a CDS encoding glycosyltransferase family 4 protein gives MERRRKRSSVTMLGLRGINGPQGGVETHVGALAPLLVSRGWQVGVLARKPYMPEGSQTFRGVAVEPIWSPRSTKFEALAHTGLGVALAALRRPDILHIHAIGPALLTPAARLAGLRTLVTHHGYDYDRDKWGGLAREVLRQGEKMGMRWADMAVAVADNVARDMEERYGRRVDFLPNGVFMPTGPQGSDVLERFDLQAGGYVLNVSRLVPEKRQLDLVAAYGQLSRPHFKLVLVGGADHRSPYEAELRRVAESTPGVVMTGFQSGAALNDLFAHAGLFVLPSSHEGMPIALLEALSHGTKVLASDIPANLGVGLDKDRYFATGDRVGLAQRMAHEMASPMAELDRQAQIDMVRRNFAWDGVADGLSVLYASLMRRKKSDEPLRIRNPQSLSITK, from the coding sequence ATGGAGCGGCGTCGCAAGCGCAGTTCAGTGACCATGCTGGGTCTGCGCGGCATCAACGGCCCGCAGGGTGGCGTCGAGACCCATGTGGGGGCGCTCGCGCCGCTTCTGGTGTCGCGCGGCTGGCAGGTGGGCGTTCTTGCCCGAAAACCCTATATGCCGGAAGGGTCCCAGACCTTCCGCGGCGTCGCTGTGGAGCCGATCTGGTCACCGCGTTCGACCAAATTCGAGGCCCTGGCCCACACCGGTCTCGGTGTCGCCCTCGCCGCCCTGCGCCGACCGGACATCCTGCATATCCATGCCATCGGCCCGGCACTGCTGACCCCGGCGGCGCGGCTCGCAGGCCTGCGCACCCTCGTCACCCACCACGGCTATGACTATGACCGGGACAAATGGGGCGGCCTCGCGCGCGAAGTGCTGCGTCAGGGCGAAAAGATGGGCATGCGCTGGGCCGACATGGCCGTCGCCGTGGCGGACAATGTCGCCCGCGATATGGAAGAGCGCTATGGCCGGCGGGTGGATTTCCTGCCCAATGGCGTGTTCATGCCCACAGGGCCGCAGGGCTCCGACGTGCTTGAGCGATTTGACCTGCAGGCCGGCGGCTATGTGCTCAATGTCTCGCGCCTTGTTCCCGAAAAGCGCCAGCTTGATCTCGTTGCTGCCTATGGGCAATTGTCGCGCCCCCATTTCAAGCTGGTGCTGGTCGGCGGCGCCGATCATCGCTCGCCCTACGAGGCCGAACTGCGTCGCGTCGCCGAGTCCACGCCCGGCGTGGTCATGACGGGCTTCCAGAGTGGCGCGGCGCTCAATGATCTCTTTGCCCATGCCGGGCTTTTCGTCCTGCCGTCGAGCCATGAGGGCATGCCCATTGCCCTGCTCGAAGCGCTGAGCCATGGCACGAAAGTGCTGGCCAGCGACATCCCGGCCAATCTCGGCGTCGGCCTCGACAAGGATCGCTATTTTGCCACTGGCGACCGCGTCGGCCTCGCCCAGCGGATGGCCCATGAAATGGCAAGCCCCATGGCCGAGCTCGACCGGCAGGCGCAGATCGACATGGTGCGGCGCAATTTCGCCTGGGACGGTGTGGCAGACGGATTGAGCGTGCTCTACGCCTCGCTGATGCGTCGGAAAAAGAGCGACGAGCCCCTGCGCATCCGAAACCCTCAGTCCCTCTCGATCACGAAATAG
- a CDS encoding glycoside hydrolase codes for MPAIRVRALALALLTLLPTQMGRAEDWPAVREINLEIAPGSPLDFSAILPNGSLGPDRHLRIANGRFVFRDQPDVPAGLHCASLAWSPASGAFPDHDEADRYAVQLARHGYNLARFHFVEATLMAGRDGDFDLDPNMLDRLHYLLAALKREGISWVMDGLTSARGGLGGYDDRFDGVGSLKQDILLSEAGMEHWQRLQEKILGAVNPYTGLAPVQDPALALVVLVNEGGLEFDNIVAEGRGEPAYSELLRERFNLWLAERYADSAALAKAWGGLWPGESLEAGTIGLALNRWGSDARFPDLQRFFVEIEQAGVVSMSAHLRAMGYEGAITNYNNWPILQASVSRAQLDAVAMNIYFDWVSSYAPGTAIEQASSIGRELDYVRLAAGTRWLGKPFLLTEYDHLFWNSHRYEAGLAVPAIAAFQGWDAICRHGHGPIVLRYGEDQPHKQHMLPYAIALDPIARAGETLAALLFRRGDVSPAQSRVGLPIDVDARFGTAINQREAEGATALAAFTGIGLVEGDGEAHSLPLNREGVSAGDFIAGLAHEGAIAPEQVDLAGQGIFRSDTGEITIMPDKGLMHVVTARTVAAAFDTLDEPLRLGPVEIGDASSPALIALAALDDKSLAESDRILVIFASDAHNTGMRFADAEEKVIEDYGRLPVRIRPASLELTFEGEGAWSLSPMGLDGVVHQPLASGDGRLHWRLENLVPDVGPTVYFVIERD; via the coding sequence ATGCCGGCAATTAGGGTTCGGGCGCTGGCCCTGGCGCTGCTAACCCTCCTGCCCACGCAAATGGGCAGGGCCGAAGACTGGCCCGCGGTTCGCGAAATCAATCTTGAAATCGCGCCGGGCAGTCCGCTCGATTTTTCCGCCATCCTGCCCAATGGCAGCCTTGGCCCGGATCGGCATCTGCGCATCGCCAATGGGCGGTTTGTGTTCAGAGACCAGCCGGATGTCCCCGCCGGGCTGCACTGCGCCAGCCTTGCCTGGAGCCCGGCCTCGGGCGCGTTCCCCGATCACGACGAGGCCGACCGTTATGCCGTCCAACTGGCGCGGCATGGCTATAATCTGGCGCGGTTCCATTTCGTCGAGGCCACGCTCATGGCCGGTCGCGACGGGGATTTCGATCTCGATCCCAACATGCTGGACCGCCTCCACTATCTCCTCGCCGCGCTCAAGCGCGAAGGAATCTCCTGGGTCATGGACGGGCTGACATCGGCCCGGGGTGGTCTCGGCGGGTATGACGATCGGTTTGACGGGGTTGGAAGCCTCAAGCAGGACATTCTCCTCTCCGAAGCCGGCATGGAGCACTGGCAGCGCCTGCAGGAAAAGATCCTCGGCGCGGTCAATCCCTATACGGGTCTCGCACCGGTCCAGGATCCGGCGCTGGCGCTGGTGGTGCTGGTCAACGAGGGGGGGCTCGAGTTCGACAATATCGTCGCCGAGGGCCGGGGGGAGCCCGCCTATTCGGAGCTTTTGCGTGAGCGGTTCAATCTCTGGCTGGCGGAGCGCTATGCTGACAGCGCCGCACTGGCCAAAGCCTGGGGTGGCTTGTGGCCCGGAGAAAGCCTTGAGGCAGGGACCATAGGTCTCGCCCTTAATCGCTGGGGCAGCGATGCACGCTTTCCGGACCTGCAGCGCTTTTTCGTCGAGATCGAGCAGGCGGGCGTTGTGTCCATGAGTGCCCATCTTCGTGCCATGGGCTATGAGGGGGCAATCACCAATTACAACAATTGGCCCATTCTCCAGGCCTCGGTCAGTCGCGCGCAGCTCGACGCCGTGGCGATGAACATTTATTTCGACTGGGTATCGAGCTATGCGCCGGGCACCGCCATTGAGCAGGCGAGCTCGATCGGCAGGGAACTCGACTATGTACGGCTTGCCGCGGGAACGCGCTGGCTGGGAAAACCCTTCCTTCTCACTGAATATGACCATCTGTTCTGGAACAGCCATCGCTATGAGGCCGGGCTAGCCGTGCCGGCCATTGCCGCCTTTCAGGGCTGGGATGCCATCTGCCGGCATGGACATGGGCCGATTGTGCTGCGCTATGGCGAGGATCAGCCGCACAAGCAGCACATGCTGCCCTACGCCATTGCGCTCGATCCCATTGCGCGCGCCGGCGAGACGCTGGCGGCGCTCCTGTTCCGGCGCGGCGATGTTTCCCCTGCGCAAAGCCGGGTCGGCCTGCCCATCGATGTCGATGCGCGGTTCGGCACAGCGATCAACCAGCGCGAAGCGGAGGGGGCAACGGCGCTCGCCGCGTTCACCGGGATTGGCCTCGTTGAGGGGGATGGGGAGGCACATAGCCTGCCGCTGAACCGCGAGGGCGTCAGCGCGGGCGACTTTATTGCGGGGCTGGCGCATGAGGGGGCTATCGCGCCTGAGCAGGTCGATCTGGCAGGACAGGGCATTTTTCGCAGCGACACAGGCGAGATCACCATCATGCCCGACAAGGGGCTGATGCATGTGGTCACCGCCCGCACTGTCGCGGCGGCGTTCGATACGCTTGATGAACCGCTGCGCCTCGGCCCGGTTGAGATCGGCGACGCTTCGTCGCCCGCGCTGATTGCCCTTGCGGCGCTGGACGACAAATCTCTCGCCGAGAGCGACCGTATCCTCGTCATCTTCGCCAGCGATGCGCATAACACCGGCATGCGGTTTGCCGATGCAGAAGAGAAGGTGATCGAAGACTATGGCCGCCTGCCGGTGCGCATCCGCCCGGCAAGCCTCGAGCTCACATTTGAGGGCGAGGGGGCCTGGAGCTTGTCACCCATGGGGCTCGACGGCGTGGTGCACCAGCCACTTGCCAGCGGAGACGGCAGGCTCCACTGGCGGCTCGAGAACCTTGTCCCTGACGTTGGGCCGACGGTCTATTTCGTGATCGAGAGGGACTGA